The following coding sequences lie in one Melopsittacus undulatus isolate bMelUnd1 chromosome 9, bMelUnd1.mat.Z, whole genome shotgun sequence genomic window:
- the LOC117436665 gene encoding uncharacterized protein C10orf95-like, translating into MGVRESARERRGCSPPPVVCARGAGSSRAAAGGARSWLLRAVAAPVPAVGACLREPIPRSPRSAAASPLRLPAGGAAEPLPGERPVRARGVEGVMAPCALRGGRRRLGFPPRGPGRGQEEGAAAGREGGSLPLCLRGSRGRPPPQRAALVAVCARSVRLAPAASPRPPAGLCDAFAPSAAERPWVSSRSPLSSGGSCASGPRAPRLGSAARLAGEHLLGTAR; encoded by the coding sequence ATGGGCGTGAGAGAGAGCGCGAGAGAGAGGAGGGGGTGTTCCCCCCCTCCTGTGGTGTGCGCGCGGGGGGCGGGGTCGAGCCGGGCCGCGGCCGGCGGCGCCCGGAGTTGGTTGTTGCGCGCGGTCGCAGCCCCTGTCCCGGCGGTTGGTGCCTGCCTGAGGGAACCGATCCCCCGGAGCCCCCGCAGCGCCGCCGCCTCCCCTCTCCGCCTGCCCGCGGGAGGGGCCGCGGAGCCCCTGCCAGGTGAGCGGCCGGTCCGGGCGCGGGGTGTGGAGGGGGTGATGGCCCCTTGCGCTCTGAGGGGAGGCCGCCGGCGGCTCGGGTTTCCTCCGCGGGGCCCCGGCcgggggcaggaggaaggggcCGCGGCGGGCCGGGAAGGGGGGTCACTCCCGCTGTGCCTGAGGGGGTCCCGGGGGCGCCCTCCCCCACAGCGGGCGGCGCTGGTCGCTGTCTGCGCCCGGAGCGTCCGGCTGGCGCCGGCAGCCTCCCCGCGGCCCCCCGCGGGGCTGTGCGACGCCTTCGCCCCCTCCGCAGCGGAGCGCCCGTGGGTCTCCTCCCGCAGCCCCCTGAGCTCGGGGGGAAGTTGTGCGTCGGGACCCCGCGCCCCGCGGCTGGGGAGCGCTGCGCGGCTCGCGGGCGAACACCTTCTAGGAACTGCCCGGTAA